The region TTAGCACAGAACGTGCTGGCGGCTTTGTTGGTACCTGCCTTGGTTTATATACCTATACACCTACCAAGGAATTTGGAGAGGATTTTGTAGATTTTGATTATCTGCATTATCAGGTAATGTAGCCAACAAAATGTATTACATTATTGGAACCAAAATAACTAATTACAATACATATTAGTCCCTCTAAATTCCCGCTTTCCCAACCTTGAAATTCTCCACATAACAGAAAAAGTTTCATAGGAATTTGAACAATTTCTTATACAAGAAAAAGCAAGTTGAACTAAGCTCCTGCTTGGTTCAACTTGCTTCTTTTGTTTGTCTTTATTTTAAGAACCCATTCACAATCTGTGCTTCTGCTTCTGCTTCCGTGAGACCTAACGTCATAAGCTTGGTAATCTCTTCTCCAGCAATCTTACCAATTGCGGCTTCATGAATCAGACTTGCCTCTAAATGATTCGCCGTAATCTCTGGAATTGCACTTACACTACCACGGTCCATTAAAATAGCGTCACACTCGGTATGTCCATAACATTTATTATTTCCATTAATTTTAGATAAAAAGATTTGGTGAGAATCCTCTTTTGCAACAGAACGGGAAATTACGTTTGCTCCACAATCTTCTCCATTTAAGTTTACTTCAAAATCAGTCTTTGCATATTGTTTTCCGTGAGTCATTATCTTTTCTTTAATTACTAAAGTTGCTTTATCTTCTAAGGTTGCCTGAGTAGTGCGAATGGTGGAATCCACGCCCTTGATTTGAACTGTATCCATCTCCATGTAACCGCCCTCATCAATATGAATAATTGTTTGTGGATTTAAGATTCTCTCGCCACTGCCATCTCCAGAACCATAGTGCTTCTCTACATATTTTACTTTTGCGTTTTTTCCAATAAAGAAGCTATGAATACCATCGTGTTCTGATTTATCAGAACCACCATTGTGAATACCACATCCTGCAACGATTGTAACATCGGAATCTTCTCCAATAAAGAAGTCATTATAAACTAATTCTGTCAGACCACTCTGGCTTAATACAACTGGAATATGAATACTTTCATTCTTAGTTCCTGGTTTTACAATGATGTCGATTCCTGGTTTATCCGTTTTTGTAACAATATCGATATGTTCTGTTGTATTTCTACCAGCACCTTGTCCATTTACTCTTAAATTATAAGCTCCCTGTGGAACCTCGTGGAGGTCAGCCACCTGTATGAGCAATTCTTTTTGTATTTCATCCATTGCTTATGCCTCCCCCTTATAAAATTTGCAGCTTGGTGTTTCGTTCAATAATTTCGGTAAGATTTTTTCCTTCTCATCTACCTCTACTACACTACCATTCGCAATTACGATGATATCATCAGCAATATTTAATATACGTTCCTGATGTGAAATAATGACGATAGAACCATGGATTTCCTCATGCATTTTCTCAAATACACGTATTAGGTTATTAAAACTCCATAGGTCAATCCCTGCTTCTGGTTCATCAAATACGGAGAGTTTCGTTTTTCTAGCAATAATCGTCGCAATCTCAATACGTTTTAGCTCACCACCGGAAAGGCTCGCATTAACTTCACGATTGATATAATCTTTCGCGCATAGTCCTACCTCGGAGAGGTATTCACAAGCTTTTGCCGTACTGATATTATTACCGGCAGCTAATGTTATAAGATCCTTTACTGTTATTCCCTTAAACCGAACTGGCTGTTGAAATGCAAATCCGATACCTGCCTTCGCTCGGTCTGTAATGCTCATCTCCGTAATGTCTTGTCCATCAAAGAGAATCTGCCCAGAGGTTGGCTTTTCAATTCCTACTATAATTTTTGCTAATGTTGATTTACCACCACCATTTGGCCCGGTAATTGCGATAAATTTATGATCGTCGATTGTCAAATTTATATTCTTTAATATGTCTTTGTTTGTCTCACCAGATACACCAAAGCACACATTTTTTAGCTCTAGCATGATTTATCCCCCAATCTGCGTACCCAATCCGTTGCTAAGTGAATCCAACCCTGACATTCTGGAGTGACACCACGTCCGTCTGAGTTTTTTGTTTCTTCATTGGCTAATGCTAAACCATGGCCTCCAACTGGGTACATATGAAATTCTACAGATATATTATTTTGTCGAAGCGCACTAAGAAGCAACAAGGAGTTTTCCACTGGCACAGCGGCGTCAGTATAGGTATGCCATAAAAATACGGGTGGCATATTTTCATTCACTTGCTTCTCCAAAGACATTTTGTCTACTAAAGCATCATACTGCTCTCCAAGAAGACGTAAAAAGGAATCTCTATGTGCAAACTCTCCAGAAGTAATTACCGGATAACATAACACACATCCGTTTGGCTTTAACATCTCATTGCTTGTCTTTAGCGTTTTTGAAAGAAAGTCCTCTGTCCAAAATACGCCTAAGCTTCCCGCCAAATGTCCACCTGCACTAAATCCTGATACTACGATACAATCTGGATCCACATTCCATTCTGCTGCATGCTCTCTTACCATCTTAACACTTGCTGCAAGTTCAAGCAAAGCAACCGG is a window of Lachnoclostridium phytofermentans ISDg DNA encoding:
- a CDS encoding alpha/beta hydrolase, whose translation is MKHEVIDIKLEGYELTESAKLYTYVLDNTPQVDSNRKRPAVIICPGGGYSRTSDREAEPIAIQYLAAGFHAFVLRYHVAPVEYPVALLELAASVKMVREHAAEWNVDPDCIVVSGFSAGGHLAGSLGVFWTEDFLSKTLKTSNEMLKPNGCVLCYPVITSGEFAHRDSFLRLLGEQYDALVDKMSLEKQVNENMPPVFLWHTYTDAAVPVENSLLLLSALRQNNISVEFHMYPVGGHGLALANEETKNSDGRGVTPECQGWIHLATDWVRRLGDKSC
- a CDS encoding SufB/SufD family protein, which produces MDEIQKELLIQVADLHEVPQGAYNLRVNGQGAGRNTTEHIDIVTKTDKPGIDIIVKPGTKNESIHIPVVLSQSGLTELVYNDFFIGEDSDVTIVAGCGIHNGGSDKSEHDGIHSFFIGKNAKVKYVEKHYGSGDGSGERILNPQTIIHIDEGGYMEMDTVQIKGVDSTIRTTQATLEDKATLVIKEKIMTHGKQYAKTDFEVNLNGEDCGANVISRSVAKEDSHQIFLSKINGNNKCYGHTECDAILMDRGSVSAIPEITANHLEASLIHEAAIGKIAGEEITKLMTLGLTEAEAEAQIVNGFLK
- a CDS encoding ABC transporter ATP-binding protein, with protein sequence MLELKNVCFGVSGETNKDILKNINLTIDDHKFIAITGPNGGGKSTLAKIIVGIEKPTSGQILFDGQDITEMSITDRAKAGIGFAFQQPVRFKGITVKDLITLAAGNNISTAKACEYLSEVGLCAKDYINREVNASLSGGELKRIEIATIIARKTKLSVFDEPEAGIDLWSFNNLIRVFEKMHEEIHGSIVIISHQERILNIADDIIVIANGSVVEVDEKEKILPKLLNETPSCKFYKGEA